A genomic segment from Pseudorca crassidens isolate mPseCra1 chromosome 6, mPseCra1.hap1, whole genome shotgun sequence encodes:
- the SPOPL gene encoding speckle-type POZ protein-like isoform X2, with protein MSQEPTPPLSGDMSTGPIAESWCYTQVKVVKFSYMWTINNFSFCREEMGEVLKSSTFSSSPSDKMKWCLRVNPKGLDDESKDYLSLYLLLVSCPKSEVRAKFKFSLLNAKREETKAMESQRAYRFVQGKDWGFKKFIRRDFLLDEANGLLPDDKLTLFCEVSVVQDSVNISGHTNTNTLKVPECRLADDLGNLWENTRFTDCSFFVRGQEFKAHKSVLAARSPVFNAMFEHEMEESKKNRVEINDVDPEVFKEMMRFIYTGKAPNLDKMADNLLAAADKYALERLKVMCEEALCSNLSVENVADTLVLADLHSAEQLKAQAIDFINRCSVLRQLGCKDGKNWNSNQAADIMETSGWKSMIQSHPHLVAEAFRALASAQCPQFGIPRKRLKQS; from the exons ATGTCTCAGGAACCCACCCCACCTCTCTCTGGAGATATGTCTACTGGTCCTATAGCAGAAAGCTGGTGTTACACACAG GTTAAAGTTGTAAAATTTTCCTACATGTGGACCATTAATAACTTCAGTTTTTGTCGAGAGGAAATGGGTGAAGTGTTAAAAAGTTCAACATTCTCATCGAGCCCCAGTGACAAAATGAAATG gtGCCTGAGGGTAAATCCAAAGGGATTAGATGATGAAAGTAAAGACTACTTGTCCTTATATTTGCTTTTAGTCAGCTGTCCAAAAAGTGAAGTTCGAGCAAAATTCAAATTTTCCCTTCTGAACGctaaaagggaagaaacaaaagcaatGG AAAGCCAAAGAGCATATCGATTTGTACAAGGGAAAGACtggggttttaaaaaattcattcgaAGGGATTTTTTGCTTGATGAAGCTAATGGTCTTTTACCAGATGACAAGCTTACATTATTTTGTGAG GTGAGTGTGGTCCAAGATTCAGTAAATATATCAGGACATACTAATACAAATACTTTAAAGGTGCCTGAATGTCGACTAGCAGATGATTTAGGTAATCTCTGGGAAAACACAAGATTTACAGATTGCAGTTTTTTCGTGAGAGGACAAGAATTTAAAGCTCATAAATCTGTACTTGCAG CTCGATCCCCAGTTTTTAATGCAATGTTTGAACATGAAATGGAAGAAAGCAAAAAG AATCgagtggaaataaatgatgtAGACCCTgaggtttttaaagaaatgatgagATTCATTTACACAGGGAAAGCGCCAAATCTTGATAAAATGGCTGACAACTTGTTGGCAGCTGCAGACAAA TATGCACTGGAACGGCTGAAGGTCATGTGTGAAGAAGCTTTGTGTAGTAACCTCTCAGTAGAAAATGTTGCTGATACCCTTGTCCTTGCAGATTTGCACAGTGCGGAACAGTTGAAAGCACAAGCCATAGACTTTATTAATAG GTGCAGTGTACTTCGACAGCTTGGGTGTAAAGATGGGAAAAACTGGAACAGCAA ccaAGCAGCAGACATAATGGAAACATCTGGGTGGAAGTCCATGATTCAGTCTCACCCACATTTGGTAGCAGAAGCCTTCCGAGCACTAGCATCTGCACAGTGTCCACAGTTTGGTATTCCACGAAAACGGCTAAAACAGTCTTGA
- the SPOPL gene encoding speckle-type POZ protein-like isoform X3: MESQRAYRFVQGKDWGFKKFIRRDFLLDEANGLLPDDKLTLFCEHLQHCLQKRRKHCTGLPKELPPPLPCKWCCRQVSVVQDSVNISGHTNTNTLKVPECRLADDLGNLWENTRFTDCSFFVRGQEFKAHKSVLAARSPVFNAMFEHEMEESKKNRVEINDVDPEVFKEMMRFIYTGKAPNLDKMADNLLAAADKYALERLKVMCEEALCSNLSVENVADTLVLADLHSAEQLKAQAIDFINRCSVLRQLGCKDGKNWNSNQAADIMETSGWKSMIQSHPHLVAEAFRALASAQCPQFGIPRKRLKQS; encoded by the exons atGG AAAGCCAAAGAGCATATCGATTTGTACAAGGGAAAGACtggggttttaaaaaattcattcgaAGGGATTTTTTGCTTGATGAAGCTAATGGTCTTTTACCAGATGACAAGCTTACATTATTTTGTGAG CATCTCCAGCACTGCTTGCAGAAGAGGAGGAAGCATTGCACTGGCCTACCTAAAGAactgcctcctcccctcccctgcaagTGGTGCTGTAGACAG GTGAGTGTGGTCCAAGATTCAGTAAATATATCAGGACATACTAATACAAATACTTTAAAGGTGCCTGAATGTCGACTAGCAGATGATTTAGGTAATCTCTGGGAAAACACAAGATTTACAGATTGCAGTTTTTTCGTGAGAGGACAAGAATTTAAAGCTCATAAATCTGTACTTGCAG CTCGATCCCCAGTTTTTAATGCAATGTTTGAACATGAAATGGAAGAAAGCAAAAAG AATCgagtggaaataaatgatgtAGACCCTgaggtttttaaagaaatgatgagATTCATTTACACAGGGAAAGCGCCAAATCTTGATAAAATGGCTGACAACTTGTTGGCAGCTGCAGACAAA TATGCACTGGAACGGCTGAAGGTCATGTGTGAAGAAGCTTTGTGTAGTAACCTCTCAGTAGAAAATGTTGCTGATACCCTTGTCCTTGCAGATTTGCACAGTGCGGAACAGTTGAAAGCACAAGCCATAGACTTTATTAATAG GTGCAGTGTACTTCGACAGCTTGGGTGTAAAGATGGGAAAAACTGGAACAGCAA ccaAGCAGCAGACATAATGGAAACATCTGGGTGGAAGTCCATGATTCAGTCTCACCCACATTTGGTAGCAGAAGCCTTCCGAGCACTAGCATCTGCACAGTGTCCACAGTTTGGTATTCCACGAAAACGGCTAAAACAGTCTTGA
- the SPOPL gene encoding speckle-type POZ protein-like isoform X1 encodes MSQEPTPPLSGDMSTGPIAESWCYTQVKVVKFSYMWTINNFSFCREEMGEVLKSSTFSSSPSDKMKWCLRVNPKGLDDESKDYLSLYLLLVSCPKSEVRAKFKFSLLNAKREETKAMESQRAYRFVQGKDWGFKKFIRRDFLLDEANGLLPDDKLTLFCEHLQHCLQKRRKHCTGLPKELPPPLPCKWCCRQVSVVQDSVNISGHTNTNTLKVPECRLADDLGNLWENTRFTDCSFFVRGQEFKAHKSVLAARSPVFNAMFEHEMEESKKNRVEINDVDPEVFKEMMRFIYTGKAPNLDKMADNLLAAADKYALERLKVMCEEALCSNLSVENVADTLVLADLHSAEQLKAQAIDFINRCSVLRQLGCKDGKNWNSNQAADIMETSGWKSMIQSHPHLVAEAFRALASAQCPQFGIPRKRLKQS; translated from the exons ATGTCTCAGGAACCCACCCCACCTCTCTCTGGAGATATGTCTACTGGTCCTATAGCAGAAAGCTGGTGTTACACACAG GTTAAAGTTGTAAAATTTTCCTACATGTGGACCATTAATAACTTCAGTTTTTGTCGAGAGGAAATGGGTGAAGTGTTAAAAAGTTCAACATTCTCATCGAGCCCCAGTGACAAAATGAAATG gtGCCTGAGGGTAAATCCAAAGGGATTAGATGATGAAAGTAAAGACTACTTGTCCTTATATTTGCTTTTAGTCAGCTGTCCAAAAAGTGAAGTTCGAGCAAAATTCAAATTTTCCCTTCTGAACGctaaaagggaagaaacaaaagcaatGG AAAGCCAAAGAGCATATCGATTTGTACAAGGGAAAGACtggggttttaaaaaattcattcgaAGGGATTTTTTGCTTGATGAAGCTAATGGTCTTTTACCAGATGACAAGCTTACATTATTTTGTGAG CATCTCCAGCACTGCTTGCAGAAGAGGAGGAAGCATTGCACTGGCCTACCTAAAGAactgcctcctcccctcccctgcaagTGGTGCTGTAGACAG GTGAGTGTGGTCCAAGATTCAGTAAATATATCAGGACATACTAATACAAATACTTTAAAGGTGCCTGAATGTCGACTAGCAGATGATTTAGGTAATCTCTGGGAAAACACAAGATTTACAGATTGCAGTTTTTTCGTGAGAGGACAAGAATTTAAAGCTCATAAATCTGTACTTGCAG CTCGATCCCCAGTTTTTAATGCAATGTTTGAACATGAAATGGAAGAAAGCAAAAAG AATCgagtggaaataaatgatgtAGACCCTgaggtttttaaagaaatgatgagATTCATTTACACAGGGAAAGCGCCAAATCTTGATAAAATGGCTGACAACTTGTTGGCAGCTGCAGACAAA TATGCACTGGAACGGCTGAAGGTCATGTGTGAAGAAGCTTTGTGTAGTAACCTCTCAGTAGAAAATGTTGCTGATACCCTTGTCCTTGCAGATTTGCACAGTGCGGAACAGTTGAAAGCACAAGCCATAGACTTTATTAATAG GTGCAGTGTACTTCGACAGCTTGGGTGTAAAGATGGGAAAAACTGGAACAGCAA ccaAGCAGCAGACATAATGGAAACATCTGGGTGGAAGTCCATGATTCAGTCTCACCCACATTTGGTAGCAGAAGCCTTCCGAGCACTAGCATCTGCACAGTGTCCACAGTTTGGTATTCCACGAAAACGGCTAAAACAGTCTTGA